One Osmerus mordax isolate fOsmMor3 chromosome 16, fOsmMor3.pri, whole genome shotgun sequence genomic window carries:
- the zmynd11 gene encoding zinc finger MYND domain-containing protein 11 isoform X8, translating to MNKDVMSRVVKKRQADPKVVQYVWAAIEVIRNQKQIANMDRISKYLSRVFSMHPKETAKQLSLAVKDGLVVETLTVGCKGSKAGIEQEGYWLPGDEMDWEAESHDWYCFECHLPGDVLMCDNCFRVYHLKCLSEEYKPRDGGSHWQCVVCRGSKKKNLSKQEMCKYLRFIIQRMKERAVDLNKKGKDTKHPMYRRLIHTALDVSNIQENLAEGKYKSFDEFKADAQLIVHNTAILFGVHSDQAEIARLLYSDTCHELNELLLCKTCFYLSNARPDNWFCYPCTPSHEVVWAKMKGFGYWPAKILQREDNQVDVRFFGHQHQRAWIPSDNIQDIKVSVQQLQVKRSTGWKKACDELELYQRFQREGRFWKNKMDDRNQEERREPEEAESSISSTSNEQLKVNQEPKAKKSRRSQASEPKEEVSDPEPEMEAVSSSQEIPTTAPQQPEKLSVSTQTRKASGGSPRTLHRSTQTSSEGAACQNMCHEKYTKIFNDVKEMMKADNKRETERVVREALEKLRSEMEEEKRQAVSKAVSGTQAEMERKCKQVKDKCKEELVEEVKKMVAQHKQLISQTKKKQWCYNCEEEAMYHCCWNTSYCSIKCQQEHWHADHKRTCRRKR from the exons ATGAATAAAGACGTCATGTCACGTGTGGTGAAGAAGAGGCAGGCGGACCCCAAGGTAGTCCAGTATGTGTGGGCCGCCATCGAGGTTATCCGTAACCAGAAACAAATTGCCAACATGGACAGAATCTCAAA GTATCTGAGCCGTGTGTTCAGCATGCACCCCAAGGAGACGGCCAAACAGCTGAGCCTGGCGGTGAAGGACGGCCTGGTGGTGGAGACCCTGACGGTGGGCTGTAAAGGCTCGAAAGCGGGCATTGAGCAGGAAGGCTACTGGCTACCTGGGGATGAGATG GACTGGGAGGCGGAGAGCCACGACTGGTACTGCTTCGAGTGCCACCTTCCCGGGGACGTGCTGATGTGCGACAACTGCTTCCGGGTCTACCACCTCAAATGTCTGTCAGAGGAGTACAAGCCTCGCGACGGCGGCTCCCACTGGCAGTGCGTGGTCTGCAGG GGTAGTAAAAAGAAGAACCTGAGCAAACAAGAGATGTGCAAATATCTGCGCTTCATCATCCAGCGcatgaaagagagg GCTGTGGACCTGAACAAGAAAGGCAAAGATACTAAACACCCCATGTACAGACGGCTCATCCACACAGCCCTGGATGTGTCCAACATCCAAGAG aaCCTGGCCGAGGGCAAATACAAGAGCTTTGACGAGTTCAAGGCGGACGCCCAGCTGATTGTGCATAACACGGCCATTTTGTTTGGAG TGCACAGTGACCAGGCTGAAATAGCACGGTTGCTCTACAGTGACACCTGCCACGAG ttgAACGAACTGCTGCTTTGCAAGACctgtttctacctgtccaaCGCACGGCCCGACAACTGGTTCTGCTACCCCTGT aCCCCCAGTCACGAGGTGGTGTGGGCCAAGATGAAGGGCTTCGGCTACTGGCCGGCCAAGATCCTGCAGCGGGAGGACAACCAGGTGGACGTGCGCTTCTTTGGACACCAGCACCAGAG aGCGTGGATCCCGTCAGACAACATCCAGGACATCAAGGTGAGCGTGCAGCAGCTGCAGGTGAAGCGCAGCACAGGCTGGAAGAAGGCCTGCGACGAGCTGGAGCTCTACCAGCGCTTCCAGAGGGAGGGCCGCTTCTGGAAGAACAAGATGGACGACAggaaccaggaggagaggagagagccagaggaggCCGAGTCCAgcatctcctccaccagcaACGAGCAG CTCAAAGTGAACCAGGAGCCCAAGGCAAAGAAAAGCCGTCGCAGTCAAGCCTCTGAGCCCAAAGAAGAAGTCAGT GACCCGGAGCCGGAGATGGAGGCCGTGAGCTCCAGCCAGGAGATCCCCACGACGGCGCCGCAGCAGCCGGAGAAGCTGTCCGTCTCCACCCAGACCCGGAAGGCCAGCGGCGGGTCGCCGCGCACGCTCCACCGCAGCACGCAGACCAGCAGCGAGGGCGCCGCGTGCCAGAACATGTGCCACGAGAAGTACACCAAGATCTTCAATGACGTCAAGGAGATGATGAAGGCCGACAACAAGCGGGAGACGGAGCGCGTGGTCCGCGAAGCCCTGGAaaag ctgcgctctgagatggaggaggagaagcgtcAGGCAGTGAGCAAAGCCGTGTCAGGCACCCAggcggagatggagaggaagtgtAAGCAGGTGAAGGACAAGTGcaaggaggagctggtggaggaggtgaagaagatGGTGGCCCAGCATAAGCAGCTTATCTCCCAGACCAAGAAGAAGCAGTGG TGTTATAACTGCGAGGAAGAGGCCATGTACCACTGCTGCTGGAACACCTCCTACTGCTCTATCAAGTGCCAGCAGGAGCACTGGCATGCTGACCACAAACGCACCTGCCGCAGGAAGAGATGA
- the zmynd11 gene encoding zinc finger MYND domain-containing protein 11 isoform X6 → MNKDVMSRVVKKRQADPKVVQYVWAAIEVIRNQKQIANMDRISKYLSRVFSMHPKETAKQLSLAVKDGLVVETLTVGCKGSKAGIEQEGYWLPGDEMDWEAESHDWYCFECHLPGDVLMCDNCFRVYHLKCLSEEYKPRDGGSHWQCVVCRVSCGSKKKNLSKQEMCKYLRFIIQRMKERAVDLNKKGKDTKHPMYRRLIHTALDVSNIQENLAEGKYKSFDEFKADAQLIVHNTAILFGVHSDQAEIARLLYSDTCHELNELLLCKTCFYLSNARPDNWFCYPCTPSHEVVWAKMKGFGYWPAKILQREDNQVDVRFFGHQHQRAWIPSDNIQDIKVSVQQLQVKRSTGWKKACDELELYQRFQREGRFWKNKMDDRNQEERREPEEAESSISSTSNEQVRQLKVNQEPKAKKSRRSQASEPKEEVSDPEPEMEAVSSSQEIPTTAPQQPEKLSVSTQTRKASGGSPRTLHRSTQTSSEGAACQNMCHEKYTKIFNDVKEMMKADNKRETERVVREALEKLRSEMEEEKRQAVSKAVSGTQAEMERKCKQVKDKCKEELVEEVKKMVAQHKQLISQTKKKQWCYNCEEEAMYHCCWNTSYCSIKCQQEHWHADHKRTCRRKR, encoded by the exons ATGAATAAAGACGTCATGTCACGTGTGGTGAAGAAGAGGCAGGCGGACCCCAAGGTAGTCCAGTATGTGTGGGCCGCCATCGAGGTTATCCGTAACCAGAAACAAATTGCCAACATGGACAGAATCTCAAA GTATCTGAGCCGTGTGTTCAGCATGCACCCCAAGGAGACGGCCAAACAGCTGAGCCTGGCGGTGAAGGACGGCCTGGTGGTGGAGACCCTGACGGTGGGCTGTAAAGGCTCGAAAGCGGGCATTGAGCAGGAAGGCTACTGGCTACCTGGGGATGAGATG GACTGGGAGGCGGAGAGCCACGACTGGTACTGCTTCGAGTGCCACCTTCCCGGGGACGTGCTGATGTGCGACAACTGCTTCCGGGTCTACCACCTCAAATGTCTGTCAGAGGAGTACAAGCCTCGCGACGGCGGCTCCCACTGGCAGTGCGTGGTCTGCAGGGTGAGCTGT GGTAGTAAAAAGAAGAACCTGAGCAAACAAGAGATGTGCAAATATCTGCGCTTCATCATCCAGCGcatgaaagagagg GCTGTGGACCTGAACAAGAAAGGCAAAGATACTAAACACCCCATGTACAGACGGCTCATCCACACAGCCCTGGATGTGTCCAACATCCAAGAG aaCCTGGCCGAGGGCAAATACAAGAGCTTTGACGAGTTCAAGGCGGACGCCCAGCTGATTGTGCATAACACGGCCATTTTGTTTGGAG TGCACAGTGACCAGGCTGAAATAGCACGGTTGCTCTACAGTGACACCTGCCACGAG ttgAACGAACTGCTGCTTTGCAAGACctgtttctacctgtccaaCGCACGGCCCGACAACTGGTTCTGCTACCCCTGT aCCCCCAGTCACGAGGTGGTGTGGGCCAAGATGAAGGGCTTCGGCTACTGGCCGGCCAAGATCCTGCAGCGGGAGGACAACCAGGTGGACGTGCGCTTCTTTGGACACCAGCACCAGAG aGCGTGGATCCCGTCAGACAACATCCAGGACATCAAGGTGAGCGTGCAGCAGCTGCAGGTGAAGCGCAGCACAGGCTGGAAGAAGGCCTGCGACGAGCTGGAGCTCTACCAGCGCTTCCAGAGGGAGGGCCGCTTCTGGAAGAACAAGATGGACGACAggaaccaggaggagaggagagagccagaggaggCCGAGTCCAgcatctcctccaccagcaACGAGCAGGTCCGACAG CTCAAAGTGAACCAGGAGCCCAAGGCAAAGAAAAGCCGTCGCAGTCAAGCCTCTGAGCCCAAAGAAGAAGTCAGT GACCCGGAGCCGGAGATGGAGGCCGTGAGCTCCAGCCAGGAGATCCCCACGACGGCGCCGCAGCAGCCGGAGAAGCTGTCCGTCTCCACCCAGACCCGGAAGGCCAGCGGCGGGTCGCCGCGCACGCTCCACCGCAGCACGCAGACCAGCAGCGAGGGCGCCGCGTGCCAGAACATGTGCCACGAGAAGTACACCAAGATCTTCAATGACGTCAAGGAGATGATGAAGGCCGACAACAAGCGGGAGACGGAGCGCGTGGTCCGCGAAGCCCTGGAaaag ctgcgctctgagatggaggaggagaagcgtcAGGCAGTGAGCAAAGCCGTGTCAGGCACCCAggcggagatggagaggaagtgtAAGCAGGTGAAGGACAAGTGcaaggaggagctggtggaggaggtgaagaagatGGTGGCCCAGCATAAGCAGCTTATCTCCCAGACCAAGAAGAAGCAGTGG TGTTATAACTGCGAGGAAGAGGCCATGTACCACTGCTGCTGGAACACCTCCTACTGCTCTATCAAGTGCCAGCAGGAGCACTGGCATGCTGACCACAAACGCACCTGCCGCAGGAAGAGATGA
- the zmynd11 gene encoding zinc finger MYND domain-containing protein 11 isoform X7: MNKDVMSRVVKKRQADPKVVQYVWAAIEVIRNQKQIANMDRISKYLSRVFSMHPKETAKQLSLAVKDGLVVETLTVGCKGSKAGIEQEGYWLPGDEMDWEAESHDWYCFECHLPGDVLMCDNCFRVYHLKCLSEEYKPRDGGSHWQCVVCRGSKKKNLSKQEMCKYLRFIIQRMKERAVDLNKKGKDTKHPMYRRLIHTALDVSNIQENLAEGKYKSFDEFKADAQLIVHNTAILFGVHSDQAEIARLLYSDTCHELNELLLCKTCFYLSNARPDNWFCYPCTPSHEVVWAKMKGFGYWPAKILQREDNQVDVRFFGHQHQRAWIPSDNIQDIKVSVQQLQVKRSTGWKKACDELELYQRFQREGRFWKNKMDDRNQEERREPEEAESSISSTSNEQVRQLKVNQEPKAKKSRRSQASEPKEEVSDPEPEMEAVSSSQEIPTTAPQQPEKLSVSTQTRKASGGSPRTLHRSTQTSSEGAACQNMCHEKYTKIFNDVKEMMKADNKRETERVVREALEKLRSEMEEEKRQAVSKAVSGTQAEMERKCKQVKDKCKEELVEEVKKMVAQHKQLISQTKKKQWCYNCEEEAMYHCCWNTSYCSIKCQQEHWHADHKRTCRRKR; this comes from the exons ATGAATAAAGACGTCATGTCACGTGTGGTGAAGAAGAGGCAGGCGGACCCCAAGGTAGTCCAGTATGTGTGGGCCGCCATCGAGGTTATCCGTAACCAGAAACAAATTGCCAACATGGACAGAATCTCAAA GTATCTGAGCCGTGTGTTCAGCATGCACCCCAAGGAGACGGCCAAACAGCTGAGCCTGGCGGTGAAGGACGGCCTGGTGGTGGAGACCCTGACGGTGGGCTGTAAAGGCTCGAAAGCGGGCATTGAGCAGGAAGGCTACTGGCTACCTGGGGATGAGATG GACTGGGAGGCGGAGAGCCACGACTGGTACTGCTTCGAGTGCCACCTTCCCGGGGACGTGCTGATGTGCGACAACTGCTTCCGGGTCTACCACCTCAAATGTCTGTCAGAGGAGTACAAGCCTCGCGACGGCGGCTCCCACTGGCAGTGCGTGGTCTGCAGG GGTAGTAAAAAGAAGAACCTGAGCAAACAAGAGATGTGCAAATATCTGCGCTTCATCATCCAGCGcatgaaagagagg GCTGTGGACCTGAACAAGAAAGGCAAAGATACTAAACACCCCATGTACAGACGGCTCATCCACACAGCCCTGGATGTGTCCAACATCCAAGAG aaCCTGGCCGAGGGCAAATACAAGAGCTTTGACGAGTTCAAGGCGGACGCCCAGCTGATTGTGCATAACACGGCCATTTTGTTTGGAG TGCACAGTGACCAGGCTGAAATAGCACGGTTGCTCTACAGTGACACCTGCCACGAG ttgAACGAACTGCTGCTTTGCAAGACctgtttctacctgtccaaCGCACGGCCCGACAACTGGTTCTGCTACCCCTGT aCCCCCAGTCACGAGGTGGTGTGGGCCAAGATGAAGGGCTTCGGCTACTGGCCGGCCAAGATCCTGCAGCGGGAGGACAACCAGGTGGACGTGCGCTTCTTTGGACACCAGCACCAGAG aGCGTGGATCCCGTCAGACAACATCCAGGACATCAAGGTGAGCGTGCAGCAGCTGCAGGTGAAGCGCAGCACAGGCTGGAAGAAGGCCTGCGACGAGCTGGAGCTCTACCAGCGCTTCCAGAGGGAGGGCCGCTTCTGGAAGAACAAGATGGACGACAggaaccaggaggagaggagagagccagaggaggCCGAGTCCAgcatctcctccaccagcaACGAGCAGGTCCGACAG CTCAAAGTGAACCAGGAGCCCAAGGCAAAGAAAAGCCGTCGCAGTCAAGCCTCTGAGCCCAAAGAAGAAGTCAGT GACCCGGAGCCGGAGATGGAGGCCGTGAGCTCCAGCCAGGAGATCCCCACGACGGCGCCGCAGCAGCCGGAGAAGCTGTCCGTCTCCACCCAGACCCGGAAGGCCAGCGGCGGGTCGCCGCGCACGCTCCACCGCAGCACGCAGACCAGCAGCGAGGGCGCCGCGTGCCAGAACATGTGCCACGAGAAGTACACCAAGATCTTCAATGACGTCAAGGAGATGATGAAGGCCGACAACAAGCGGGAGACGGAGCGCGTGGTCCGCGAAGCCCTGGAaaag ctgcgctctgagatggaggaggagaagcgtcAGGCAGTGAGCAAAGCCGTGTCAGGCACCCAggcggagatggagaggaagtgtAAGCAGGTGAAGGACAAGTGcaaggaggagctggtggaggaggtgaagaagatGGTGGCCCAGCATAAGCAGCTTATCTCCCAGACCAAGAAGAAGCAGTGG TGTTATAACTGCGAGGAAGAGGCCATGTACCACTGCTGCTGGAACACCTCCTACTGCTCTATCAAGTGCCAGCAGGAGCACTGGCATGCTGACCACAAACGCACCTGCCGCAGGAAGAGATGA